In a single window of the Geotrypetes seraphini chromosome 11, aGeoSer1.1, whole genome shotgun sequence genome:
- the FNDC11 gene encoding fibronectin type III domain-containing protein 11: MNTHLVSNFCRQNSMMYGVEEQDDEAWKMYQERKGIVLEFLSSELSLSLLKRHQTRVELLKKCSYYIDILPKHLALGDQNHLMLPTAMFQLIDPWKFQRMKKLGTAQTRLQLLLLSELLEQLKQGRATLVDLLKSYDISTFLSEWETISRRLSELSALLDDFLATLVPGRLHIKHRLVSDIGTTKIPHIRLVLRTKMPVVFDRKESIAHEDRACLKWFSMGQHPQPEQFELHLKLLDPQTQQERVQSGGITVSSSSFEVKNLLPDRLYEFSIKRLETYTLVYETWNDTITLRTKPLEQSMNAEWSPGRS, from the coding sequence GGAAGATGTACCAGGAAAGGAAAGGTATTGTTTTGGAGTTCCTCAGTTCAGAGCTGAGTCTTAGCTTGCTCAAGCGGCACCAGACCAGAGTAGAGCTTCTGAAAAAATGTTCCTATTATATTGACATCCTACCCAAACACTTGGCACTAGGCGACCAAAACCACCTCATGCTGCCAACTGCGATGTTCCAGCTGATTGATCCCTGGAAGTTCCAGAGGATGAAGAAGCTGGGCACAGCTCAAACCAGACTCCAGCTTTTGCTACTCAGTGAGCTCCTGGAGCAACTGAAGCAGGGCCGAGCAACTCTTGTGGATCTCCTCAAGTCTTATGACATCTCCACCTTCCTCTCAGAGTGGGAGACTATCAGTAGAAGACTATCAGAGCTGTCTGCTttactggatgacttcctggccACGCTAGTGCCAGGAAGGTTACATATTAAGCACCGGCTGGTATCAGACATCGGTACCACCAAAATCCCACACATTCGGCTAGTTCTGAGGACCAAGATGCCAGTGGTCTTTGATCGGAAGGAATCCATTGCCCATGAGGACCGGGCATGCTTGAAGTGGTTCAGTATGGGTCAGCACCCCCAGCCTGAGCAGTTTGAGCTCCACTTAAAGTTACTGGACCCCCAGACACAACAAGAGAGGGTGCAGAGTGGGGGCATCACCGTCTCCTCCAGCAGCTTTGAAGTGAAGAACCTTCTGCCAGATCGTTTGTATGAGTTTTCCATAAAGAGACTGGAGACCTATACGCTTGTGTATGAGACATGGAATGACACCATCACACTGAGAACAAAGCCCTTGGAGCAGAGCATGAATGCAGAATGGAGCCCTGGCAGGTCCTGA